The DNA segment TTAGCCGCTTCGCCATTCTCGCTTTTGGTTAGCCGTTTCGCATGGGGTGAAAGCGGCTATGCTTCTCCCTCTTCTCCTAACCTACGCGAGCGAGCttggaggctgccctgctcggctgctctatgTTAGAGAGCCAAATATCCCTCATCGCTAGGGCCTGAGGTGCCGTggaagccacaggggtcccgcACTAGGGACCTCTCCTTGAATTTCTAAGGGGGTGGCTCTTAAGGCCAGTCGCCACTCTCTCCTGCAAACAGcggtaaataaatgttttccaccaccactaccaccggaccgcggcggcggcgtttcgatggaggagaaatgaaAAGGCGGCCGTGGGCGATATCTGTGCGCGTTAAAAAAACATCAggggatcgaaattattccggagccctccactacggcacctctttctgttccttctttcactcccatattACGAGGCAATTCGGGTGTGccccgagatatgcgagacaattactccgccatttcctttcctcaaatccccATTTTTTCGcataggtggtggtggtagtagtgctCGACACAACCTTCTGGCTACCTTGTGTGTGGCGATTCAGCAGCGACAGCACATTTTCTCGGCAATTTTCTCGACACTTTGCGGGATTTTGCAATAAAGAAACGTGACTTTCGATGGGATGACTGACGCGCTACATAATAAGATCATTTTCTTGCGAATTAGCGTGGAAAACTCAGTAAAACTCCCAATAGCTAGTGCACATTGTAGGTTTTTTTCTACTATACTATGCAGGCATGGCCTATGCCCCCGATTTTTTCAGCATAAATGGGTTCTTTTTTGGCGTGAATGATAAAAATGCCTTTCTCAAGAGATGTTTCCGGACTTTCGTCCAATTAAGAGTGGTATGTGTTGATGTATTATCCGGACCCCGTAGTGTATCtcttacgggtccaattggacttatttttggatatgtggcggagagtttgaaggatgctttaCTCCCGCCACCGAttagcccggtattgcactgcttccGGGAACAGCATtatctttagcgcgtctttactatcctgtctttctatcccatctttcaactctcctactatctgcacgtggtagcaattgtggctaggcttgagccagtgggcaggcctgtgccctttccttttctttcttcctggcggcaacttctctctctctctatgcccCTATTTTTTATGCATTAAATGCGCTCTTTTTCGGCGTGAATAATAAAAATGCCCTTCTCAAGATGTGGTTCCGGATTTTCCCCAACATAAAAGTAGTATGTGTTGATGGGAAACGGCGGCGTACCTATGTGCTTCACGCTAAGAGCGCTCCTATTTTGTCGCAATGGCATTGCGGGGTCCTCAAGACCCATGGTCTTAACGTGTGCCGCCGTGCCTCCGAGGACCAGTATTCAGATTGTCGGAGACGGGCAGGCCTGAATACATGGTTTACGCGAAGTCTACCGTGTCGAGCCTATGGGAATTACTAAGGTATACAGCGCGTTTGCCGGTGGTGTGGCTCTTCGGACCACTTGTGGGCGCAATGCTCGCCGCATTCCTGTGGACGCTGCGGTGTCCACAGCCACCGGAGCGGAGTCTACGTCCAGCTCTCCCGACGCTGCTGTGATCACCAGCCGTCTGTGACGTATTCTCTGCGCCGCTGCTATTCAGACGAGCTTACTGACGCCTTCCCATCGCTCAAACCAGCGACGGATATTAAACTCGGCCGACAACGAACCGAGAGGAGGCACAAACGGACTCGGCGGAAGCTCCCTCATTAGGCAAACTGTATCGTTCAGCACTTCTTGCGGAGGCGGAAGGAATGCCCTGCAAAGACGTGGCGGTCCTGAGCCTGTTGCTGCTGTGTCTGTGTTCGCAGCTGATCAAATGGTtgccactgccccccccccccttttaattGGATGGGCAGTGCACGATCGAGGTGGTTCCTGCTGCCGCCACGTGGGCGCCTCCTGCACCGCTGGGCATGTCTGCGGATCTCGCGTAAAAAAATGTGTAGTCGACGCCTGCGGCTGCGAGTACGTGCAAAGTCCGCGGTGCCTGTGAAAACAAACTGGCCGAGTCGTGAAAATGACAACGCACGCGGCTGCGGTCCTCACGAAAATTCGCGGTGCACTGGCGAATCTAACGGGATGCGTGAAAAAGCTGCTGCCATTGCGCAAGGACCTACAGGAGCCTCCAACGGAGCATGCCAGATTACGCTTGAGAGCCAACAGCGCGACTTGTATGATTCCAGCGGCTCATTCGCTTTTGGTGAATGGAATTCCCCAACACTGACTGAACTTACTGAGTGCGATGTAGAGATGGGGTTTCTGCGGGACGTGAAGCTTTGGGTTCAATCTGCGACCTCTGGCTCGAACAGAGCTCAATACGATCGCCCGGAGTAGTAGCCTCCTAAGAAGTGCCCTCCTTCCTCCGGAGGGCCGGGAAGCCAAGCTTAATGTGAGTGCGCTGCGCTTTAGTGCTGCTGTCTCAGGCCGCACGACTTCCTTACCGGGCTTCAAGATTTAAGGGCGAAAgcttttataggctcatgactcgccaacGGGGATGTACCCAGAAAAGTGTGAAACTATAGCTCTCAATGAATCTGATGACGTCATCGATATAAGCcaccaaagcaactacaacagtcTCAAACAATGTGGAAGCAATTGCGCGCAGccgcaatcaatcgagataagtcggGCCTCATCGCGAAGAAAATGATAAAGACGTGTGGCTGAGGAGCATGTGACGTTATTGGTCTCTCTCTGGTCCTCGCAAGAGAGTCGCAAGAGTTCTGGTCCTCAAAAGAGGACGTGGGTTTGAACCCCACTTCTGACAACGCTTCTTCTTTACCTTTTGCTCCCTTTGGACCTGCTGTGAACCTTGTACGTAGGCAGCACTAACATACTTTTTAATTAAGCAGCACTGCCCtgtttcttttgaagcgaaaaggtaCACTACGCCAGATTTTCGAGATTTCAGCCGGGCCGCAAGTTTGctttgaatgtagctagaggtcagcgtggtcgcaagtttgaccttgagtgtagctagaggtcaaaccatgagcataacgggtggtagtcaggttcgacgcatgacgtcagctacagcagcggcaCCATCGGCTGTTACACCAAATATCTCTACTTTCACCTATGACTTTTTACCTTGCCatgtgggttctgcataaaatgcccgacctgccgcggtggctcagtagttagggcgatcgactactgatccggagttcccgggttcgaacccttccacggcggctgcgtttttatggaggaaaaacgctgtgcacgttaaaaatatcagtgcacgttaaaaatccccaggtggtcgaaattattcccgagccctccactacggcacctattcttcctttcttctttcactccatcctttatcccttccttgacagcgcggttcaggtttccaacgatatgagacagatactgcgccattttctttcccccaaaaacctattattattattattaaaccgcccgagttcccggtttcgaaccctaccgcggtggctgcgtttttatggagggggaagcccgtgtgctgtgcgatgtaagtgcacgttaaagatccccaggtggtcgaaattattccggagccctccacgaaggcacctgtttcttctttcgctccctcctttatccctttccttacagcgcggttcaggtgtccaacgatgtatgagacagatagtgcgccatttcctttccccaaaaccaattattattattattatattattattattattattattattattattattattattattattattattattattattattattattattattgttataaaACGcccgagttcccggtttcgagcccgaccgctgcagctgcgtttttatggagggaaaacgctaacgcgcccgcgtgctgtgcgatgtcagtgcacgctaaagatccccaggtggtcgaaattattccagagccctccactgccgcatctctattcctttcttctttgactccctcctttatccgttccctaaccgtgctgttcaggtgtccaatgaaatatcagacagatactgcgccgtttcctttcccccaaaacctattatattatcattattattattattattattattattattattattattattattattattattattattattattattattattattattattattattattattattattattattattattattattattattataaaacgccGGTACCCTTTGTTGCGTTCAGCGGAATGCTAGGTGTGATCAACGCCACGCGTTAcatggagagcggcagatgtgcgctccgtctcCGCGTTTCAGAGAGGAGAGAAGGAGGCATCCCAAGTGTGCTGCCtacttcctccgtgacgtcaaACACCTTGACTGAGCGGAGCGGGAAGCGTCcgctggaatcgcatgcgcactgagcagggcatcaaagtgggttctgcataaaacgtcaatgcactttgatgcattcagcctaacgctaggtgtgttcgatgcgacgcctgcgtGGAGACCTCCAGACGCTGAACCACAAACGTAGctagggagatgcagctttttttctttcgaccagggttagccAGATCTAAACcaacatcaatttttttctttcctctgtagtcggatacaactaaaaaattaCGACTAACGTAAGCCTCACCTCGTGCATTACGACCGCATGCCCGAATTTCGAAATTCCTCGctacgaaattattccggagccctccacaaagttacctgtttcttcctttcttctttcaatctctcctttatcccttccgttacggcgcggttcaggagttcgccgatatgtgaggcagatactgcgcccatttcctttccctaaaaaaaacatttttttcattcacatgcTACCTGCTCACTTCTTATCCGAGGAAGGAGAGCGAGAGCGCGGGATTACGTCGCCCTGTTTATTCTCGCAGCCGTGGAGCAGTGGCCAGCGTCTGGGACCGCAGCACCGGCGCTCGGCTGAGAGCCCGCTCCCGCTGCCTTCGCGGCTGCTCGGTTCCTTTTGGAAGAGAGGCTACATGTATGCACACACACTTGCACAGACTGAATATATTTTCGTAAGAGTGCCGCACCGTGGTTAgaatggccgagtggtctaaggcgccaCATTTAGGATCTGGTCCTCGCAAGAGGGCGTGGGTTCAAACCCCACTTCTGGCAACGTTTCTATTTTTAGCGTTTTCTTACTTTGGACCTACAGTGAACATTATACGTACGCATTACTAACCCACATTTTTTGTTGTTACCCTATCAAAAGGCTAACATCTATTGCTAAGCATTAAAACACATTTCTATTAACCAGCACTgccctgtttcttttttccttcccctGTACTCGGATACAACGAAAAAATTACGGCTGACGTAAGCAGGAGCCCTCGCACAGTACGACGGCACCCCAAAGGTGCGAGTGTGTGAGTGAATGAAAAACTGTATTGAGTGCTAGATTCGGTGGTATTCTGGAGCCTTAAGATGGTttcgtccatcttcttgcagAGCGGTTTgttgcccttagtccagggctccactggatgctgctgccagttgtgctTGCCGAATCAGACCTTCTTAGTCGATCTGGCCATCGCTGGAGAGCcctccctcccattgctccgcactcgggtttgataTAACGTGTGCCACGTCTATCTTCTGGcatgcccacgttatgtgatacagcatgggtgtttcgtggcaccaggggcatttgtcattgtattgtgtgCTATACATTTTGCTGAGTGCGTTTAGGTTCGGGTACgagcccgtttgtagctgtctccacgAGACAGAGACCTCTGTGCCAAGGGAGTTTTGCGGTGGTGGATACCGCTTTCTGTAGCCCTTGTAGTAATTTAGTATCGCCGAATAGTCTTGGGGTACAGGTTCGGTCCCCTCGAGGTCGCCTACGTTGTATGCTCAGTAATAAGTTTAGCCTCGAGCTATCCTGTATGCCTCTTGGTTGCCTGCCCTCAAGTGTGTCCCGGCGTCCACACTATCGTATGCCTAATTGGTTGTTCGTTTGGTTGTCGCTGCGTTATGTGGTCTCCGGGGCGGAGTGTGCGAAGCGCTCCGTGCCCTATTCTGCCGTGTAGGTAGTTGAGTCACGCCGTTTGTGAGTCTGTAGAGATTGTTAAAGGCTGTTTATaccgatagccctccgctgcctcTAGAGCGACGAACGCTTCTTCAGCCTCGAATATATTACACTCTTGTAGTGATGCACTGGTGATCTCGCGTAGGTTCGAATCAATCACCGTTGCTACCGCGTTGCTGTTGCTCTGCCCCGCTGCTCTGacgtatgtggctgcgtccaggTATACCGTCGTTTCTTGAGGTTTCTTGGGGACCGGCGCTGTGGTCCTGGGCGCTGGCCACTGCTCGACGGCTGTGAGTGTAAACTGGGTGACGTGTGCCCGCGCTCTCGCCCTCCTTCCTCGGATGATAAGTACATAGTATGTATGGCGAGCAATTTCGCACCTTTTGGTCCCTCTCCGCTATCGTTTTGGGACCCAAAGGTGCGAAATTGCTCGCCACACATACTATGTGCTTCCTGTCATCCAAGGAAGGAGGGCGAGAGCGCGGGCACCCGTCAcccagtttacactcgcagccggggagGAGGGGCCAGCGCCTGGGACCACAGTGACGCCGCTCGGCAGAGAGCCCGCTCCCGCTGCCGTCACGGCTCCtcggttaggggggggggggtagatgtgtaggccagttggtgagacatgaaggaggTAGTCACCGCAGCgaacacgggacagagaaagaagacgacgcagGGCGGTACCAAAGCTTTCAAAGCACACATTTCGACGCCAAGCGTTGAAGAATCCCACTTGCCTCCAGCATTCTGTTTTTAGGATTTTCGAAACCCTTTTACAATGTCCTACAGATGGTCGAAGCGCCCCGAACATTGACGAAACGTCAAGGGGGCAAGTATGATTTCGCAGACAATAGGCACAGGCCCTAGCTCTGCACGTTGAAGAAGCGATGATTGAAGAACACAGTGCACACTGATCCTCGGGGGCCAAAGAACACATATAAGAGCCTACGTCTGGGAACACAtaacttaggagggtagatgtgtaagccagttggtgagacatgaaggagctagacaccgcagcgagcacgggacagagaaagaagacgacacagggcgccctgtgtcgtcttctttctctgtcccgtgttcgctgcggtgtctagctccttcatcACTCCTCGGTTACTTCTGTCAGAGACGCTACATTTATGCACAGGCACTTTCGCACAGTGAATATATGTTCGCAAAAGCGAATGCGCCGTGGTCAGaatggccgagcggtctaaggcgccAGATTTAGGCGCTGATCCTCGGaagagggcgtgggttcgaaccccacttctgacagTATTTCTTCTCTTTTGCCAAACTGGgcaaggacatttttttttcctccgtcaGTGTTGCTTCCAACGTGGTAGTTTTATGTGAGATATACGGTGTTTTGAGTAAATGAGCTCCGTCCCGCCGTTTGTTTTGTGCAAAAATTGATCCCTTGCTTCTGGGTTCCGCAACTGCGTTTCATAAGGTACCCATACTCGTCCAAAGTTGGTATGCAGGCTCTCCATTCCTTCAACATTAATGACATTATTAACTGCTAATGAAGAGTTACAGACAACTAAAGAGGAGATTGGGGGCAGCAGAAAAGATTGCATCAGTACCGctcttatgaaaatggtctatagactgtctaaagactttttatagactcaaTGGCCGCCCTTTAGACTCCTTttttcaatagacagtctatagagaatctataggctaaagtctataaccgccctcattttcttttgtctatagatggtccgtagtctactgaagtctataaccgcggcaatttccttctgtctacAGATGgcccatagactatctatagactaatgtctataacagacaattttcctttttctatagacggtcaatagattatctatagactgaagtcgtccataacagacaattttcctttgtctatatacagtcaatagattatctatagactaaagtctataacagccttaatttccttctgtctataggTGGTCCATGGACTATCTATAGCCTAAAGTCTATAACCGACATAATTTTCTTCTGCccatagatggtccatagaatatctgtagactaaagtctataacagacaagttttctttgtctattgacggtcaatagattatgtatagactaaagtctatacctgCCTTCCTTTTGTGttcatagacaatctatacaccATTTAATGACTAAAGCTtataaccgccataatttccttctgtctatagacattctataaaccatctatagattaaagtctataaccggcttagcagccatttgtctatagacggcctatagacaatttatagaccaaaATCTCACCGCCTAAATTTCCTATCGTCTATTGACAATCCTTAGACTGcatatagacttttgtctatagacctattgtctattgtttataacaatccCAATTTTATCTAACAATGTATACACTGGCTTTCGACTAAGCccataaaatatccatttcttttcgcactgcatgctgagtagaactgcatcggGCAACCGCGGTGGTTAAGTCgttatagcactcggctgctgacccgaaagacgcggattcgatgccagccgcggcggtcaaatttcgatagaAGCGAatttcttgaggcccgtgtagtgtgcgatgtccgtgcgcattaaaaaccccaggcggtcgaaatttccggagcccttcactacggcgtccctcattccgagttggcttgggacgttaatcccccacgaaccaaactgcatcgggtgaccgcaactatttTCAGAGTCCTCTGCTTCCTTTTGCtatttcaggaataaaaaaaatgtctaatggctatgcaataccttcctgtatattctttttagaagctttgaaaagctaattttccttaaaccgcgcCGTATATTGAtaatattgcaacggatagaagaagagatgaatgaagactctcggaggcgcgcgtgctctgggattcggtgctctgtgcgggccgccctgtgcttttgacctgtgtgctgtgcccgggcgttctcgcgtcgttcccgcctgtaccacgtaacatctttggtggaggtgcggatatTACGCTCcgcacaccacgcagcttcgtagtacttgtcaggccgggactaccaccatggctccacccgaccggtcaaggagccccactacccccactacccctcctttcgtcatcatggctcctcctcgcgaccccggcacgttTTGCGGCACAGATGGCTCGGACGTTGAAGACTGGATTAACCTTTACGAGCGTGTCAGCaactacaacaggtgggaccctacactaatgctcgcgaacgtcatcttttacctcaatggcacggcgcgcgtatggtacaagacccacgaggaagagctaacaagttgggacacctttaaggaaaagttgaagacgctattcggtagacctgatgaccgccagctAGCCGCCAAGAAAGAGCTGGCTACTCGAGCACAGTCTTCTACCgagagctacgtggcctacattcaggacatcttggcgctttgtcacaaggtcgacgccgcaatgagtgagaccgataaagtgggccacgtgctcaaaggcattgccgacgatgcgttccacttgcttggttgcaaagactgtacctcaattgactccatcataaacaagtgccgtcgatttgagcaaatcaatggccgccgcatttcgccgtcgttttctcgccttcccaacacggccgcgatatcttcctgtgaggaccaccgaCCACCATCCCGCACGCCGTCGGCAGCCCCTgccgtcaccgattcagtcacccggatcgtccgacgtgaactggaggccctcgcacctgtgatatccccgccttccgtccctgatacaaccctgccctctgtgtcgctgattcaggccgtcgtgcggcaggaactcgctcatctgaaccttgctccggcagtgtgcgccatcagaagcccggacaACCCCCAGCCTCCTCCCTgtgcttttcgtcgcacctattattctcggccccgttcccgcaatcccaatgactggcgcacggcggacgaccgtcccatttgcttccggtgctctcgcattggccacatcgcccgtcattgccgcagtccatggtcttcaacgccccgcaacgtcttcccctccttctacaCTCCCGCCTCATCCGACAACTTCTCGACCCGCGCCCCGTCCgaaccgtctgcaccagccgtaccccctccatgccgattctcccgctctccgtccccgcagggccgccgctctcgttcccccagtcgccttctcgcagccgctcccaattggaaaactaagtgatgcagctcccggaggtgacgctgcatcaacgacccggactacaaatcctctctcgaccactcgacctaatcttctgaacgtcactatcgaccgtgttcctgtgcgcgccctgattgacaccggtgcccatgtatcagtgatgagtgctgccctccgccgtcgcctccgcaatgTCCTCACGCCTGCAAAGTCCCGTGTgtgtgtcgcggatggtggcacgcctgctgtggacggtatgtgtaccgcgcgcgttactattgccgaacagagtataccagttcagttcaccgtgctgaccacctgtgcccatgaccttatcctcggcttagattttttgactgaccattccgccctcattgactgctcggagggtgttctacacctcgcccttccaatgctggattcagacccacttgatgtatcactgcgactattcagtaccgcatatgctcgcctgtcatcccgaaccgcctcttttgttccattgaccccatctcgcccagttcccgatggcgactatctcgttactcccaatcttgacctcctcctgacccgtaacgttgccctacctcataccattgcCACCATCCAAGCCAACGCTCTCTCTCTGCGtttcctcaacttcggcctcacttctcaagtgctaccgtccggcatctgcgtcgctacgctatcccctctcgctccttgccacgtggctacgttgcccgctaccccagttccagaaaccaccgcaccgcgccggcagtctcttctgtcgaccgacaccttcacaaccatgatggccaccgacctccatcccgatcaaactgccaagcttcgtgcccttctcgaatctttttcggatatttttgacgtgaacaacaccgcgctgggtcaaactctcgccgtcaggcaccgcattgaagcaggcgatgcccctcccatccgccgccgccctCACAGGGTCTTTCACGCCGAGCGTCAAgtaatcaatgcggaagttactaaaatgctagaaaaaaaaacattatcgaaccctcacacagtccctgggcctcacccgtcgtccttgtcaggaaaaaggatggctcatggcgtttttgcattgattatcgccacctgaataagatcactaaaaaggaagtgtaccccctgccgcgtatcgatgacgcgcttgactgcctccatggtgccaaattcttctcgtccatagatcttcgctccggctattggcaaattgctgtagatgaacaggaccgtgagaaaaccgcttttgtgactcctgatggcctttatcaattCAAAGTTATGCCTTACGGATTATGCAATGCACCAGCCACTTTTGAAGGCATGATGGATGCGCTTTCGCAAGGCTTTAAGTGGTacacctgcctgtgctatctcgatgacgtcattgtcttttcgccctcgttttcctctcacctcactgacctttctcagatcctttccctctttAGTCATGCTGGCTtgcagctcaactcgtctaagtgccgtttcgcgcgccgtcaactcgccatcttgggtcatgtcgtcgacgacacgggggtgcgcgctgaccctgataagatccgagccgttaaagactttcctcagccacgttcctgtaacgacgtccgcagcttcttagggatgtgctcctactttcgtcgatttgttgaaggcttcgccgacatcgctcgccccctcaccgacctcctgaaaaaggacgccaccttcatctggggacccgaccaagcacacgcgttttccaccttgatattgaagcttactaccacgccagttctggcccacttcgatgtgacagctcccactgaagtccgcacagacgccagTGGCTATGGCATAGGCGCCattctctctcagaggcaatccgaacagcaccgtgtcatcgcctacgccagccgcctcctctccgccccggagcgcaattactcaattaccgaacgtgagtgcttagcccttgtctgggcggttgggaaattctgcccatatttgtacggccgcccttttacggttgtcaccgaccaccatgcgctctgctggctctcatcactgaaagatcctactggccgcctaggtcgctgggctttacaccTTCAAGACTACGACTACACCGTggtatataagtccggtaggctacACACTGATGTTGATTGCCTCTCCCGTTATCCCGTTGACTCTTCtgatcattctggcagtgactccgccgctgacctcttctcgctctctgctcttactcaccttggcgatgagcagcgacgagatatcgagctccgctctattatttcccgcctcagatcctctccatctgaccctgccctgcgccgatttgtacttcatcatgacacactctaccgcagaagcctgaaccccgccggcCCAGATCTACTGCTGGTTGTCCCGACgcatctgcgcaacgacgtcctccacgagctccatgacctccccactgctggacatctgggtgtctcgcgtacttacgcccgcgtgcgtcgtcgcttcttttggccccgtctctaccagtccgtccgtcgctatgttcgtgcctgcgaccagtgccagcgccggaaacgtcccgccacgctctccgcgggtttgctccagcctgttgatgtgccccctgaaccattctatcgtgttggcttggatcttttgggcccgtttccggagtccacctccggaaacaaatggattgccgttgcgacagattatgctactcgctatgccatcacgcgggccctccccaccagtactgctaccgacgtggccgattttctcctctacgacctcatcctccgtcatggtgcaccccgtcaacttctcaccgaccgcggccgttgctttctctctaaagttgtcgacgacattctccgttcctgctcaacaaaacataagctgaccaccgcctatcatccccaaaccaacggtcttacagagcgcctcaaccgcact comes from the Amblyomma americanum isolate KBUSLIRL-KWMA chromosome 1, ASM5285725v1, whole genome shotgun sequence genome and includes:
- the LOC144098421 gene encoding uncharacterized protein LOC144098421, which codes for MAPPDRSRSPTTPTTPPFVIMAPPRDPGTFCGTDGSDVEDWINLYERVSNYNRWDPTLMLANVIFYLNGTARVWYKTHEEELTSWDTFKEKLKTLFGRPDDRQLAAKKELATRAQSSTESYVAYIQDILALCHKVDAAMSETDKVGHVLKGIADDAFHLLGCKDCTSIDSIINKCRRFEQINGRRISPSFSRLPNTAAISSCCR